A genome region from Macaca fascicularis isolate 582-1 chromosome 3, T2T-MFA8v1.1 includes the following:
- the SOSTDC1 gene encoding sclerostin domain-containing protein 1: MLPPAIHFYLLPLACILMKSCLAFKNDATEILYSHVVKPVPAHPSSNSTMNQARNGGRHFSNTGLDRNTRVQVGCRELRSTKYISDGQCTSISPLKELVCAGECLPLPVLPNWIGGGYGTKYWSRRSSQEWRCVNDKTRTQRIQLQCQDGSTRTYKITVVTACKCKRYTRQHNESSHNFESMSPAKPVQHHRERKRASKSSKHSMS, from the exons ATGCTTCCTCCTGCCATTCATTTCTATCTCCTTCCCCTTGCATGCATCCTAATGAAAAGctgtttggcttttaaaaatgatgcCACAGAAATCCTTTATTCACATGTGGTTAAACCTGTTCCAGCACACCCCAGCAGCAACAGCACGATGAATCAAGCCAGAAATGGAGGCAGGCATTTCAGTAACACTGGACTGGATCGGAACA CTCGGGTTCAAGTGGGTTGCCGGGAACTGCGTTCCACCAAATACATCTCTGATGGCCAGTGCACCAGCATCAGCCCTCTGAAGGAGCTGGTGTGTGCTGGTGAGTGCTTGCCCCTGCCAGTGCTCCCTAACTGGATTGGAGGAGGCTATGGAACAAAGtactggagcaggaggagctcCCAGGAGTGGCGGTGTGTCAATGACAAAACCCGTACCCAGAGAATCCAGCTGCAGTGCCAAGATGGCAGCACACGCACCTACAAAATCACAGTAGTCACTGCCTGCAAGTGCAAGAGGTACACCCGGCAGCACAACGAGTCCAGTCACAACTTTGAGAGCATGTCACCTGCCAAGCCCGTCCAGCATCACAGAGAGCGGAAAAGAGCCAGCAAATCCAGCAAGCACAGCATGAGTTAG